A section of the Lagopus muta isolate bLagMut1 chromosome 17, bLagMut1 primary, whole genome shotgun sequence genome encodes:
- the UNC119B gene encoding protein unc-119 homolog B, translated as MSGSRARAAAGPDKKPPPGSGGALSRLRGRRGSADAAPRSGAPWTESELLELETVRPEHVLGLCRVTENYLCKPEDNIYNIDFTRFKIRDLETGTVLFEIAKPSAAEQDNEDEDDSSELDSSAGRFVRYQFTPAFLRLRTVGATVEFTVGEKPVSNFRMIERHYFRDRLLKNFDFDFGFCIPSSRNTCEHIYEFPQLSEDLIRLMVENPYETRSDSFYFVDNKLIMHNKADYAYNGGQ; from the exons atGAGCGGCTCCAgggcgcgggcggcggcgggacCCGACAAGAAGCCGCCGCCGGGGAGCGGGGGGGCCCTGAGCCGTTTGCGGGGGCGACGCGGGTCGGCGGACGCAGCCCCGCGGAGCGGAGCGCCGTGGACCGAATCCGaactgctggagctggagaCCGTCCGGCCCGAGCACGTCCTGGGGCTGTGCCGGGTGACGGAGA ACTATTTGTGCAAACCCGAGGATAACATTTATAACATCGACTTCACCAGGTTCAAGATCCGAGACCTGGAGACGGGGACGGTGCTGTTCGAAATCGCCAAGCCGTCTGCTGCAG AGCAAGACAACGAGGATGAAGATGACAGCAGTGAACTGGACAGCAGTGCAGGCCGCTTTGTTCGTTACCAGTTCACCCCAGCATTTCTTCGTCTTCGGACTGTTGGTGCAAC AGTGGAGTTTACAGTGGGAGAAAAGCCAGTGTCAAACTTCCGAATGATTGAGAGGCATTACTTCCGAGATCGCTTGCTGAAGAACTTTGACTTCGATTTTGGCTTCTGCATCCCCAGTAGCAGGAACACATGTGAGCACATCTACGAGTTCCCTCAGCTCTCAGAAGATCTCA TCCGTCTGATGGTTGAAAACCCATACGAGACCCGCTCAGACAGCTTTTACTTTGTGGACAACAAGTTGATAATGCACAACAAGGCCGATTATGCTTACAATGGAGGACAGTAA
- the ACADS gene encoding short-chain specific acyl-CoA dehydrogenase, mitochondrial isoform X2, translating to MRSAAPRAPSGAAMAAAAAALAFLVTRGGGLPRARTLGSLRRLHTVYQTVELPETHQILRQTCRDFAEKELMPLAAQLDKEHRFPAEQVKKMGSLGLLAVEVPEQFKGAGLDYLAYSIALEEISRGCASTGVIASVNNSLYLGPILKYGSEEQKHKWISPFTSGDKIGCFALSEPGNGSDAGAASTVARLDGDEWVLNGTKAWITNAWDASASVVFATTDKSLKHKGISAFLVPMPTAGLSLGKKEDKLGIRASSTANLIFEDCRIPKENLLGQLGMGFKIAMQTLDGGRIGIASQALGIAQAALDCAVDYAEKRMAFGSPITKLQAIQFKLADMAVALESARLLTWRAAMLKDNGKPFTKLHPQ from the exons ATGCGCAGTGCTGCTCCTCGCGCTCCCTCAGGCGCGgccatggcggcggcggcggcggcgttGGCGTTTCTCGTGACCCGCGGCGGAGGGCTGCCCAGGG cgCGGACCCTGGGGTCCCTCCGCCGGCTGCACACGGTGTACCAGACGGTGGAGCTGCCGGAGACGCACCAGATCCTGCGCCAGACGTGCCGGGACTTCGCCGAGAAGGAGCTGATGCCGCTCGCGGCTCAGCTGGACAAGGAGCACCGCTTCCCGGCCGAGCAG GTGAAGAAGATGGGTAGCCTGGGGCTGTTGGCTGTGGAAGTGCCAGAGCAGTTCAAAGGAGCTGGCCTCGACTACCTGGCCTATTCCATTGCCTTGGAGGAGATCAGCAGGGGCTGTGCGTCCACAGGCGTCATTGCCAGTGTCAATAAT TCTCTGTATTTAGGGCCAATACTCAAGTATGGTTCTGAGGAACAGAAGCACAAGTGGATTTCTCCCTTCACCAGCGGGGACAAAATAGGATGCTTTGCTCTAAGTGAACCAG GGAACGGCAGTGATGCGGGTGCAGCATCCACAGTGGCACGTCTGGATGGTGACGAGTGGGTGCTGAATGGCACCAAGGCCTGGATCACCAACGCCTGGGACGCCTCGGCCTCCGTGGTGTTTGCCACTACAGATAAATCCCTGAAGCACAAG GGCATTAGTGCATTCCTTGTTCCTATGCCAACTGCGGGGCTGTCCCTggggaagaaagaagacaagCTGGGCATCCGAGCCTCTTCCACTGCCAACCTGATATTTGAGGACTGTCGGATACCCAAGGAAAACCTGCTGGGGCAGCTAGGAATGGGCTTCAAAATTGCCATG CAAACTCTGGACGGAGGGAGGATCGGCATCGCCTCTCAGGCTCTGGGAATAGCTCAGGCAGCTCTGGACTGTGCTGTGGATTATGCTGAAAAGAGAATGGCTTTTGGGTCACCCATCACAAAGCTGCAGGCGATTCAG TTTAAGTTAGCAGACATGGCTGTGGCGTTAGAGAGTGCGCGCTTACTGACCTGGAGAGCCGCCATGCTGAAAGACAACGGGAAGCCCTTCACAAAG CTGCATCCTCAGTga
- the ACADS gene encoding short-chain specific acyl-CoA dehydrogenase, mitochondrial isoform X1: MRSAAPRAPSGAAMAAAAAALAFLVTRGGGLPRARTLGSLRRLHTVYQTVELPETHQILRQTCRDFAEKELMPLAAQLDKEHRFPAEQVKKMGSLGLLAVEVPEQFKGAGLDYLAYSIALEEISRGCASTGVIASVNNSLYLGPILKYGSEEQKHKWISPFTSGDKIGCFALSEPGNGSDAGAASTVARLDGDEWVLNGTKAWITNAWDASASVVFATTDKSLKHKGISAFLVPMPTAGLSLGKKEDKLGIRASSTANLIFEDCRIPKENLLGQLGMGFKIAMQTLDGGRIGIASQALGIAQAALDCAVDYAEKRMAFGSPITKLQAIQFKLADMAVALESARLLTWRAAMLKDNGKPFTKEAAMAKLAASEAATNIAHQAIQILGGMGYVTEMPAERHYRDARITEIYEGTSEIQRLVIAGQLLKAYRS, encoded by the exons ATGCGCAGTGCTGCTCCTCGCGCTCCCTCAGGCGCGgccatggcggcggcggcggcggcgttGGCGTTTCTCGTGACCCGCGGCGGAGGGCTGCCCAGGG cgCGGACCCTGGGGTCCCTCCGCCGGCTGCACACGGTGTACCAGACGGTGGAGCTGCCGGAGACGCACCAGATCCTGCGCCAGACGTGCCGGGACTTCGCCGAGAAGGAGCTGATGCCGCTCGCGGCTCAGCTGGACAAGGAGCACCGCTTCCCGGCCGAGCAG GTGAAGAAGATGGGTAGCCTGGGGCTGTTGGCTGTGGAAGTGCCAGAGCAGTTCAAAGGAGCTGGCCTCGACTACCTGGCCTATTCCATTGCCTTGGAGGAGATCAGCAGGGGCTGTGCGTCCACAGGCGTCATTGCCAGTGTCAATAAT TCTCTGTATTTAGGGCCAATACTCAAGTATGGTTCTGAGGAACAGAAGCACAAGTGGATTTCTCCCTTCACCAGCGGGGACAAAATAGGATGCTTTGCTCTAAGTGAACCAG GGAACGGCAGTGATGCGGGTGCAGCATCCACAGTGGCACGTCTGGATGGTGACGAGTGGGTGCTGAATGGCACCAAGGCCTGGATCACCAACGCCTGGGACGCCTCGGCCTCCGTGGTGTTTGCCACTACAGATAAATCCCTGAAGCACAAG GGCATTAGTGCATTCCTTGTTCCTATGCCAACTGCGGGGCTGTCCCTggggaagaaagaagacaagCTGGGCATCCGAGCCTCTTCCACTGCCAACCTGATATTTGAGGACTGTCGGATACCCAAGGAAAACCTGCTGGGGCAGCTAGGAATGGGCTTCAAAATTGCCATG CAAACTCTGGACGGAGGGAGGATCGGCATCGCCTCTCAGGCTCTGGGAATAGCTCAGGCAGCTCTGGACTGTGCTGTGGATTATGCTGAAAAGAGAATGGCTTTTGGGTCACCCATCACAAAGCTGCAGGCGATTCAG TTTAAGTTAGCAGACATGGCTGTGGCGTTAGAGAGTGCGCGCTTACTGACCTGGAGAGCCGCCATGCTGAAAGACAACGGGAAGCCCTTCACAAAG gAAGCAGCGATGGCCAAGCTGGCTGCGTCAGAAGCTGCAACAAACATCGCTCATCAG GCCATCCAGATCTTGGGTGGTATGGGTTATGTGACAGAGATGCCAGCAGAACGTCATTATCGTGATGCTCGTATCACTGAGATCTACGAGGGGACCAGTGAGATCCAGAGACTGGTGATAGCAGGTCAACTGCTGAAGGCCTACCGTAGCTGA
- the SPPL3 gene encoding signal peptide peptidase-like 3 isoform X3 produces the protein MESIQVLERGAYSLVDSSQVSTFLISILLIVYGSFRSLNMDFENQDKEKDNSSTAGSFNGNSTNNSKGIQTIDSTQALFLPIGASVSLLVMFFFFDSVQVVFTICTAVLATIAFAFLLLPMCQYLTRPCSPQNKISFGCCGRFTAAELLSFSLSVMLVLIWVLTGHWLLMDALAMGLCVAMIAFVRLPSLKVSCLLLSGLLIYDVFWVFFSAYIFNSNVMVKVATQPADNPLDVLSRKLHLGPNVGRDVPRLSLPGKLVFPSSTGSHFSMLGIGDIVMPGLLLCFVLRYDNYKKQANSDSCGAPGPGNISGRMQKVSYFHCTLIGYFVGLLTATVASRIHRAAQPALLYLVPFTLLPLLTMAYLKGDLRRMWSEPFHSKSSSSRFLEV, from the exons gtcTCTCAACATGGACTTTGAGAATCAAGACAAAGAGAAGGACAACAGCAGCACGGCTGGGTCTTTTAACGGCAACAGCACCAATAACAGTAAGG gtaTTCAAACCATCGATTCCACGCAGGCGTTGTTCCTGCCCATCGGAGCGTCTGTGTCTCTCCTTGTTATGTTCTTCTTCTTCGACTCAGTTCAAGTTGTCTTCACAATCTGCACAGCAG tCCTTGCAACAatagcttttgctttccttttgctcccGATGTGCCAGTACTTAACAAGGCCTTGTTCGCCTCAAAACAA GATTTCCTTTGGCTGCTGTGGGCgtttcactgctgctgagttgctttccttttcactgtCTGTGATGCTTGTGCTCATCTGGGTCCTAACTGGCCACTGGCTCCTCATGGATG CTCTGGCTATGGGCCTGTGTGTTGCAATGATAGCCTTTGTCCGGCTCCCGAGCCTGAAGGTTTCCTGCTTGCTGCTCTCTGGGTTACTAATTTATGATGTCTTTTGG GTCTTCTTTTCTGCATACATCTTTAACAGCAATGTGATGGTGAAAGTGGCCACACAACCTGCTGATAATCCCCTGGACGTTTTATCCCGGAAGCTTCACCTGGGACCAAACGTGGGCAGAGATGTTCCCCGTCTGTCGCTGCCTGGTAAACTTGTATTTCCAAG TTCCACGGGCAGCCACTTCTCTATGCTGGGGATTGGAGATATTGTGATGCCAGGTCTTCTGCTCTGCTTCGTCCTGCGCTACGATAACTACAAAAAACAAGCCAACAGCGATTCCTGTGGTGCCCCAGGACCAGGGAACATCTCTGGACGTATGCAGAAGGTCTCTTACTTTCACTGCACACTCATTGGATATTTTGTAG GCCTATTAACTGCAACAGTAGCCTCTCGTATTCACCGGGCAGCCCAGCCTGCCCTCCTGTACTTGGTACCTTTTACCTTATTGCCGCTCCTCACCATGGCATATTTAAAG GGCGATCTACGCCGCATGTGGTCTGAGCCTTTCCACTCTAAGTCCAGCAGCTCCCGTTTCCTGGAAGTATGA
- the SPPL3 gene encoding signal peptide peptidase-like 3 isoform X4: MAEQTYSWAYSLVDSSQVSTFLISILLIVYGSFRSLNMDFENQDKEKDNSSTAGSFNGNSTNNSKGIQTIDSTQALFLPIGASVSLLVMFFFFDSVQVVFTICTAVLATIAFAFLLLPMCQYLTRPCSPQNKISFGCCGRFTAAELLSFSLSVMLVLIWVLTGHWLLMDALAMGLCVAMIAFVRLPSLKVSCLLLSGLLIYDVFWVFFSAYIFNSNVMVKVATQPADNPLDVLSRKLHLGPNVGRDVPRLSLPGKLVFPSSTGSHFSMLGIGDIVMPGLLLCFVLRYDNYKKQANSDSCGAPGPGNISGRMQKVSYFHCTLIGYFVGLLTATVASRIHRAAQPALLYLVPFTLLPLLTMAYLKGDLRRMWSEPFHSKSSSSRFLEV; encoded by the exons gtcTCTCAACATGGACTTTGAGAATCAAGACAAAGAGAAGGACAACAGCAGCACGGCTGGGTCTTTTAACGGCAACAGCACCAATAACAGTAAGG gtaTTCAAACCATCGATTCCACGCAGGCGTTGTTCCTGCCCATCGGAGCGTCTGTGTCTCTCCTTGTTATGTTCTTCTTCTTCGACTCAGTTCAAGTTGTCTTCACAATCTGCACAGCAG tCCTTGCAACAatagcttttgctttccttttgctcccGATGTGCCAGTACTTAACAAGGCCTTGTTCGCCTCAAAACAA GATTTCCTTTGGCTGCTGTGGGCgtttcactgctgctgagttgctttccttttcactgtCTGTGATGCTTGTGCTCATCTGGGTCCTAACTGGCCACTGGCTCCTCATGGATG CTCTGGCTATGGGCCTGTGTGTTGCAATGATAGCCTTTGTCCGGCTCCCGAGCCTGAAGGTTTCCTGCTTGCTGCTCTCTGGGTTACTAATTTATGATGTCTTTTGG GTCTTCTTTTCTGCATACATCTTTAACAGCAATGTGATGGTGAAAGTGGCCACACAACCTGCTGATAATCCCCTGGACGTTTTATCCCGGAAGCTTCACCTGGGACCAAACGTGGGCAGAGATGTTCCCCGTCTGTCGCTGCCTGGTAAACTTGTATTTCCAAG TTCCACGGGCAGCCACTTCTCTATGCTGGGGATTGGAGATATTGTGATGCCAGGTCTTCTGCTCTGCTTCGTCCTGCGCTACGATAACTACAAAAAACAAGCCAACAGCGATTCCTGTGGTGCCCCAGGACCAGGGAACATCTCTGGACGTATGCAGAAGGTCTCTTACTTTCACTGCACACTCATTGGATATTTTGTAG GCCTATTAACTGCAACAGTAGCCTCTCGTATTCACCGGGCAGCCCAGCCTGCCCTCCTGTACTTGGTACCTTTTACCTTATTGCCGCTCCTCACCATGGCATATTTAAAG GGCGATCTACGCCGCATGTGGTCTGAGCCTTTCCACTCTAAGTCCAGCAGCTCCCGTTTCCTGGAAGTATGA